One genomic segment of Candidatus Acetothermia bacterium includes these proteins:
- a CDS encoding 2-oxoacid:acceptor oxidoreductase family protein: EGKHVQAFPEYGPERSGAPVRAYNRIADEEIVIHCGVYSPDIAVVVDETLLESEKPTEGLKPDGVLIVNTTCSKDEIRRRTGFRGTIVVLDADRIAKEAGTGFANVPMLGAVAAVLGTEWRLAEGELRETMGEKVSREVLEKNVAALRAGYDAVKGVRGGR, from the coding sequence GCGAGGGGAAACACGTGCAGGCCTTTCCCGAGTACGGCCCCGAGCGCTCAGGCGCCCCGGTGCGCGCCTACAACCGCATCGCCGACGAGGAGATCGTGATCCACTGCGGGGTCTACTCGCCGGACATCGCCGTGGTGGTGGACGAGACGCTCCTGGAGAGCGAGAAGCCGACCGAGGGCCTTAAGCCCGACGGCGTGCTCATCGTGAACACCACCTGCTCGAAGGACGAGATCCGCAGGCGCACCGGGTTCCGGGGGACGATCGTCGTCCTCGACGCGGACCGGATCGCCAAGGAGGCGGGGACCGGGTTCGCCAACGTTCCCATGCTCGGTGCGGTGGCGGCGGTGCTCGGCACCGAGTGGAGGCTCGCCGAGGGGGAGCTGCGGGAGACGATGGGGGAGAAGGTGTCCCGCGAGGTGTTGGAGAAGAACGTGGCCGCGCTGCGCGCCGGCTACGACGCGGTGAAGGGGGTGCGCGGTGGCCGCTAG
- a CDS encoding 4Fe-4S binding protein, whose protein sequence is MAASLKGWKELPIGGVIPGGATPELNKTGGWRAERPIWDQEKCIQCLQCWLHCPDDAIRISGQKVTGVDYDYCKGCGVCAAVCPVDAIALEPEREGTCAR, encoded by the coding sequence GTGGCCGCTAGCCTTAAGGGTTGGAAGGAATTGCCGATCGGCGGGGTCATTCCCGGTGGCGCCACCCCGGAGCTGAACAAGACCGGCGGTTGGCGGGCCGAGCGTCCGATCTGGGACCAGGAGAAGTGCATCCAGTGTCTGCAGTGCTGGCTCCACTGCCCAGACGATGCGATACGGATCAGCGGACAGAAGGTGACCGGCGTCGACTACGATTACTGCAAGGGGTGCGGGGTGTGCGCAGCCGTGTGCCCGGTGGACGCGATCGCCCTTGAGCCGGAAAGGGAGGGGACATGCGCAAGGTGA
- the porA gene encoding pyruvate ferredoxin oxidoreductase has translation MRKVMTGHKAVAEAMRQIEPDVVAVYPITPQSEIAEYYAEYVHDGIVHTELVPVESEHSAMSACVGAAAAGARVMTATASQGLALMVEILYIAASMRLPIVMALANRALSGPINIHCDHSDAYLARDSGAVQIFCESAQEAYDYTLIAQRIAEHERVRLPVIVNLDGFTLTHSSQVVEPLPDEVAKKFVGEYKPFYPLLDVDHPSTWGPFAMPDYYFELKRAQAAAMEEVPPVFLEIQEAYSKVSGRRYTGFFEGYRLDGAERALVVMGSTAGTAKAAVDVLRTKGEKVGLLKVWLFRPFPSKEIAAALAHVERVAVLDRALSFGAMGAVYCDLAAAFVHATHRPTFVNYIYGLGGRDTTVDQLVQVFAELTDARPDEGLRYIGLRE, from the coding sequence ATGCGCAAGGTGATGACCGGCCACAAGGCGGTGGCCGAGGCGATGCGCCAGATCGAGCCGGACGTGGTGGCGGTGTACCCGATCACCCCCCAGTCCGAGATCGCCGAGTACTACGCGGAGTACGTCCACGACGGGATCGTGCACACTGAGCTCGTGCCGGTGGAAAGCGAGCACTCCGCGATGTCCGCCTGCGTGGGGGCGGCGGCGGCCGGGGCCCGGGTGATGACCGCCACCGCCTCCCAGGGGCTGGCCCTGATGGTGGAGATCCTGTACATCGCGGCGAGCATGCGCCTTCCGATCGTGATGGCCCTCGCCAACCGGGCCCTGTCCGGGCCGATCAACATCCACTGCGACCACTCCGACGCCTACCTCGCTCGGGACTCCGGCGCGGTCCAGATCTTCTGCGAGTCCGCCCAGGAGGCCTACGACTACACCCTGATCGCCCAGCGGATTGCCGAGCACGAGAGGGTCCGGCTCCCGGTGATCGTCAACCTGGATGGGTTCACCCTCACCCACTCCAGCCAGGTGGTGGAGCCCCTCCCCGATGAGGTGGCCAAGAAGTTCGTGGGGGAGTACAAGCCGTTCTATCCCCTCCTCGACGTGGATCACCCCTCCACGTGGGGGCCGTTCGCGATGCCCGACTACTACTTCGAGCTCAAGCGGGCACAGGCCGCGGCGATGGAGGAGGTACCCCCGGTGTTCCTCGAGATCCAAGAGGCGTACAGCAAGGTGTCCGGCCGCAGGTACACCGGGTTCTTCGAGGGTTACAGGCTCGACGGTGCGGAGCGGGCGCTGGTGGTTATGGGATCCACCGCGGGCACGGCCAAGGCGGCGGTGGACGTGCTGCGAACCAAGGGGGAGAAGGTCGGGCTCCTCAAGGTGTGGCTCTTCCGGCCGTTCCCGTCCAAGGAGATCGCCGCGGCCCTTGCCCACGTGGAACGGGTGGCGGTGTTGGATCGGGCGCTTTCGTTCGGGGCGATGGGGGCGGTTTACTGCGACCTCGCCGCGGCGTTCGTCCACGCCACGCACCGGCCCACGTTCGTGAACTACATCTACGGCCTGGGCGGGCGGGACACCACCGTGGACCAGCTCGTTCAGGTGTTCGCCGAGCTCACGGATGCCCGTCCGGACGAGGGCCTTAGGTACATCGGCCTCAGGGAATGA
- a CDS encoding thiamine pyrophosphate-dependent enzyme, with product MPNIKTLAQREEAQVRFTGGHSLCAGCAEPMVVRTVLNAIPDPVVVANATGCLEVATSRYPGTAWNVPWIHVAFENAAAVIAGVEAAYKALVRAGKFDRRIRFVAFAGDGGTYDIGLQALSGALERGHDFLYVCINNEAYMNTGVQRSSATPRCASATTAPVGKAIPGKPQDRKDLTEIVVAHRVPYVAQAAVANLIDLANKVERAMRYEGPKFLNVLTTCPLGWRTSRDSAIQQAKLAVETRYWPLYEVAEGRYKITYKPKKEVPVEEWLKTQGRFRHLFRSPDGEAIIAELQAAVDRYWDELLRKEQCLSGGEEG from the coding sequence GTGCCGAACATCAAGACGTTAGCCCAACGCGAAGAGGCCCAAGTGCGGTTCACCGGCGGGCACTCCCTGTGCGCCGGCTGCGCCGAACCGATGGTGGTGCGCACCGTGCTCAACGCCATCCCCGATCCGGTGGTGGTGGCCAACGCCACCGGGTGTCTCGAGGTGGCCACCAGCCGCTACCCGGGCACGGCGTGGAACGTGCCCTGGATCCACGTCGCCTTCGAGAACGCGGCCGCGGTGATCGCCGGGGTTGAGGCGGCGTACAAGGCCCTTGTGCGGGCAGGGAAGTTCGACCGCCGCATCCGGTTCGTGGCGTTCGCCGGCGATGGCGGGACCTACGACATCGGCCTCCAGGCCCTGTCCGGGGCCCTGGAGCGGGGGCACGACTTTCTGTACGTGTGCATCAACAACGAGGCGTACATGAACACCGGGGTCCAGCGGTCGAGTGCCACCCCGCGCTGTGCCTCGGCCACCACCGCCCCGGTGGGGAAGGCCATCCCCGGGAAGCCCCAGGACAGGAAAGACCTCACGGAGATCGTGGTCGCCCACCGCGTGCCGTACGTGGCCCAGGCCGCGGTGGCCAACCTGATCGATCTCGCGAACAAGGTGGAGCGGGCCATGCGCTACGAGGGGCCGAAGTTCCTCAACGTCCTCACCACCTGCCCGCTTGGGTGGCGGACCTCGCGCGATAGCGCGATCCAGCAGGCGAAGCTGGCCGTGGAGACCCGGTACTGGCCGCTGTACGAGGTGGCCGAGGGCCGCTACAAGATCACGTACAAGCCGAAGAAGGAGGTGCCGGTGGAGGAGTGGCTCAAGACCCAGGGCCGGTTTCGGCACCTGTTCCGGTCCCCGGATGGGGAGGCCATCATCGCCGAGCTCCAGGCGGCGGTGGACCGGTACTGGGACGAGCTTCTCCGGAAGGAACAGTGCCTGTCCGGCGGGGAAGAAGGGTGA
- a CDS encoding transposase — protein sequence MPRTRPPYPPEFRRQMVELVRAGRTPRELSREFEPCYETIRHWVRQADRDEGLDPSGMTTGEREEVRRLRRENRQLRLEREILAKAVAWFARETGSVPPESTSS from the coding sequence ATGCCGAGGACACGACCGCCGTATCCGCCGGAGTTCCGGCGGCAGATGGTGGAGCTCGTACGGGCTGGGCGGACGCCACGGGAGCTATCCCGGGAGTTCGAGCCCTGCTACGAGACGATCCGCCACTGGGTAAGACAGGCAGACCGCGACGAGGGCCTCGACCCTTCGGGGATGACGACGGGGGAGCGGGAGGAGGTGCGCCGGCTGCGCCGTGAGAACCGACAGCTCCGCCTGGAGCGGGAGATCTTGGCAAAAGCCGTGGCCTGGTTCGCTCGGGAGACCGGCTCGGTACCGCCCGAGTCTACGAGTTCATGA
- a CDS encoding UPF0489 family protein, whose translation MCDRVTPPSHVFWDERGANGNAIPVFVVEEHREAYLVISYAIKMGLLPPHGNALVHIDEHHDLACPVLLGPADVRSQPLSDIFVCTFDYLRICDFLIPLVHQRVFEELYWVRRDGLCRRSIPLDIRVEQVGNAYFFRVHTLKSRAEAGARRLPMLHTLTPSHPFATTRPVVLDIDFDYFSCSDSNGETVRIEITGDAYAAFLRDKRHPWKLAFGSRVTCMEERGKYYLVHRDYDGPPCQRTQNNEQIYNTVLQLMEFLRINKVFPVMVLLSRSQHSGFVPPEHGEFIESVLLSSLADEMTINVIELDELLTTLGLVCPVSKYC comes from the coding sequence ATGTGTGACAGAGTTACCCCTCCATCACATGTTTTCTGGGATGAACGAGGTGCAAATGGGAATGCAATCCCCGTCTTCGTAGTCGAGGAACATCGCGAGGCCTATCTTGTCATCTCTTACGCGATCAAGATGGGGTTGCTGCCCCCTCACGGGAATGCCTTGGTGCACATTGATGAACACCACGACCTGGCGTGCCCAGTGCTTTTAGGACCAGCGGATGTGCGTTCGCAGCCACTGAGCGACATCTTCGTCTGCACCTTCGACTACCTGCGGATATGCGATTTCCTCATCCCGCTCGTCCACCAACGGGTGTTTGAGGAGCTCTACTGGGTGCGCCGTGATGGGCTTTGCCGTCGATCCATACCCCTGGACATCCGTGTTGAGCAGGTAGGGAATGCTTATTTCTTTCGTGTGCACACACTCAAGTCCCGAGCAGAGGCAGGCGCTCGGCGCTTGCCAATGCTGCACACTCTCACACCATCACATCCCTTTGCCACAACGCGCCCCGTAGTTCTCGATATCGATTTTGACTACTTCTCTTGCTCCGACAGCAATGGAGAGACCGTCCGGATCGAGATCACCGGAGATGCGTATGCTGCGTTCTTGAGGGACAAACGACATCCCTGGAAACTTGCGTTTGGGAGTCGGGTGACTTGCATGGAGGAAAGGGGGAAGTACTATCTCGTCCATAGAGACTATGACGGTCCTCCTTGCCAGCGAACGCAAAACAATGAACAAATCTACAATACGGTGCTTCAACTCATGGAGTTCCTGCGCATCAATAAGGTCTTCCCAGTCATGGTTCTCTTGTCTCGGTCTCAGCACAGCGGCTTTGTACCTCCAGAACATGGTGAGTTCATTGAGAGCGTTCTGCTGTCCTCCCTAGCAGACGAGATGACAATCAACGTGATCGAGCTAGACGAGTTACTGACAACGCTTGGACTAGTCTGTCCAGTCTCGAAATACTGTTGA